One Colias croceus chromosome 7, ilColCroc2.1 genomic window carries:
- the LOC123693175 gene encoding 3-oxoacyl-[acyl-carrier-protein] reductase FabG-like: protein MFHGKVVLITGASSGIGAQTALDFSKLGASIIITGRNKTNLEDVAKKCEELSPEKLKPLTVICDINKESEIEKLIEESFKCFDRLDVLVNNAGILGSGSIEKTTLEQFDNIMTTNMRSPYYLTMLAVPYLIKTKGNIVNVSSVAGLRSFPNILAYCVSKAALDQFTKCVALELGPKGVRVNAVNPGVIITGIHLRGGMNEQEYEAYLKKCSETHALGRAGEANEVSSVITFLASDAASNITGATLPVDGGRHAMCPRT, encoded by the coding sequence ATGTTCCACGGAAAAGTTGTGCTCATAACAGGGGCCAGTTCTGGCATAGGAGCCCAAACGGCATTGGACTTTTCGAAACTAGGAGCAAGTATAATTATCACTGGAAGGAACAAAACCAATTTAGAGGATGTTGCTAAAAAGTGCGAGGAGTTGTCACCAGAAAAACTGAAACCTTTAACAGTTATTTGTGACATAAATAAGGAAAGCGAAATTGAAAAACTGATAGAGGAAAGTTTCAAGTGCTTTGATCGACTGGATGTTCTGGTTAACAATGCTGGTATTCTCGGTTCAGGATCAATAGAGAAAACTACATTAGAGcaatttgataatataatgacGACCAATATGCGAAGTCCTTATTATTTAACCATGTTAGCAGTTCCCTATCTCATAAAAACGAAAGGAAATATAGTAAATGTATCGAGTGTGGCTGGGCTACGATCGTTTCCAAATATTCTTGCATACTGTGTATCAAAAGCTGCTTTAGATCAATTTACAAAATGTGTGGCATTAGAATTGGGTCCGAAAGGAGTTCGAGTAAATGCTGTTAATCCAGGAGTAATTATTACGGGAATTCATCTCAGAGGTGGCATGAATGAACAGGAATATGAGGCTTATTTGAAAAAGTGTTCTGAAACGCATGCTTTAGGTAGAGCGGGCGAAGCAAATGAGGTGTCTTCAGTAATTACATTCTTAGCAAGTGATGCAGCTAGCAACATAACGGGAGCGACGCTGCCTGTAGATGGTGGTCGTCATGCTATGTGTCCACggacttaa
- the LOC123693242 gene encoding uncharacterized protein LOC123693242, with protein sequence MLVSTSLGNPDSSVSLRQRREVDIVANTRGLIQELITNLQNSAQQARTAIRTFVQGLQQQVVLYRQKVREDLQKLRDSILESIKNIASKLTSTGPAIVGCIKNGRESVEQLFAKAHEKSNKCADDRVLYINKMVEELSVLSDGAINYTSIAVKSMQSCSENNSGLLSVGRCLGSLVVKTEYKGVMFAAQSSLMISRINLSLVTLPAAMEVCAGTSLLSIGSEARTIVSDVATCSFSSIFSSPNSTE encoded by the exons ATGCTG GTGTCTACATCCCTTGGGAATCCTGATTCATCTGTGTCACTACGTCAACGTCGTGAAGTCGACATTGTGGCGAATACCAG ggGCCTCATACAAGAATTGATAACTAATCTTCAAAACTCTGCTCAACAAGCGAGGACTGCCATAAGAACTTTTGTTCAGGGTTTGCAGCAACAGGTTGTACTTTATAGACAAAAGGTTCGAGAAGATCTACAAAAGTTGAGGGACAGCATCTTAGAATCTATCAAGAATATAGCCAGCAAACTTACATCAACTGGACCGGCTATTGTTGGATGCATCAAG AACGGTCGCGAATCAGTTGAGCAATTATTTGCAAAGGCGCACGAAAAGTCTAACAAATGTGCTGACGATAGAGTTCTGTACATTAACAAAATGGTAGAAGAACTATCGGTTTTAAGCGACGGTGCTATTAATTACACAAGTATTGCTGTGAAGAGTATGCAAAGCTGCAGCGAGAATAACTCGGGTCTCTTAAGTGTAGGACGCTGCCTGGGAAGTCTCGTAGTGAAGACGGAATACAAGGGAGTGATGTTCGCTGCCCAGAGTTCTCTTATG ATTTCTCGCATCAACTTATCCCTGGTGACATTGCCAGCTGCTATGGAAGTGTGCGCTGGCACCAGTCTACTCTCAATCGGCTCCGAGGCCAGAACCATCGTGTCTGATGTGGCCACCTGTTCCTTTTCATCTATTTTCTCTTCACCAAATTCCACTGAATAA
- the LOC123693176 gene encoding 3-oxoacyl-[acyl-carrier-protein] reductase FabG-like yields MFTDKVVLITGASSGIGAETAIEFSKLGAKVVITGRNKAKLDEVAKLCQEISPQKLEPLIIIADMNKESDVENILTQTISKFTKLDVLVNNAGVLESGTIESTSLDQYDRVMNTNVRSPYHLTMLATPHLIKSKGNIVNVSSVTGMRSFPNVLAYCMSKSALDQFTRCVALELGQKGVRVNAVNPGVITTGLHKKGGMNETEYAAFLKKCAETHALGRAGDTKEVSSVIAFLASDAASNITGATLPVDGGRHAMCPR; encoded by the coding sequence ATGTTCACAGACAAAGTTGTACTCATAACTGGAGCCAGTTCTGGAATTGGAGCTGAGACGGCGATAGAATTCTCAAAACTTGGAGCAAAAGTGGTTATAACTGGGCGGAACAAGGCGAAACTGGACGAAGTGGCCAAACTATGTCAAGAAATATCACCACAGAAACTAGAACcccttattattattgcagATATGAACAAGGAAAGTgatgtagaaaatattttaacccAAACAATTTCTAAATTTACCAAGTTAGATGTTCTTGTCAACAATGCCGGTGTATTAGAATCTGGGACCATTGAATCTACATCGTTAGATCAATATGACAGAGTCATGAACACTAATGTCCGTTCGCCGTACCACTTGACGATGTTAGCAACCCCACATCTCATTAAAAGTAAAGGGAATATTGTGAATGTGTCTAGTGTAACAGGGATGAGGTCTTTCCCAAATGTATTGGCATACTGTATGTCCAAATCAGCATTGGATCAGTTCACAAGATGTGTTGCTTTAGAATTAGGACAGAAGGGTGTCCGAGTTAATGCAGTGAATCCTGGTGTAATAACCACAGGGCTACATAAGAAAGGAGGAATGAATGAAACAGAATATGCAGCCTTTCTTAAGAAGTGTGCGGAAACTCATGCTTTAGGAAGAGCAGGTGATACAAAAGAAGTGTCATCAGTAATTGCATTTTTGGCTAGTGATGCTGCAAGTAATATCACTGGAGCTACTCTTCCAGTAGATGGAGGACGCCATGCAATGTGCCCACGATAA